In one window of Camelina sativa cultivar DH55 chromosome 15, Cs, whole genome shotgun sequence DNA:
- the LOC104747146 gene encoding protein CREG1 isoform X1 — MELQVRLLPTIFFFFFFLTILQHSSSARILTVSKPDRHDYAASARWLVSQNIWGVLSTLSIDHEGAPFGNVVSFSDGLPEKGSGIPYFYLTTLDPTARNALKDQRASLAISESPVGTCKSDPMNPTCSKLTLTGKLLLLDGGSEEAQVAKKALFTKHPEMIDWPVDHDFHFFKLEITNIFLINWFGGAKPITVDEYLHAKSIKVASLLQ, encoded by the exons atggaaCTTCAAGTCCGTCTTCTCCccacaatcttcttcttcttcttcttcttgacaatTCTACAACACTCTTCTTCTGCTCGGATTCTTACAGTCTCCAAGCCTGATAGACATGACTACGCCGCTAGTGCTCGTTGGCTCGTCTCTCAGAACATCTGGGGTGTTCTCAG CACACTATCCATTGATCATGAAGGCGCTCCCTTCgg GAATGTTGTATCATTTAGTGATGGATTACCCGAGAAAGGCAGCGGTATACCTTACTTTTACTTAACAACGCTTGATCCAACTGCAAGAAACGCACTAAAAGACCAGAGAGCTTCACTTGCGATCAGTGAATCTCCCGTTGGAACTTGTAAAAGTGATCCAATGAATCCTACTTGCTCTAAACTAACCCTTACCGGAAAG TTGCTGCTATTGGATGGAGGATCTGAGGAAGCACAAGTAGCCAAAAAAGCTTTATTCACAAAGCATCCAGAGATGATTG aTTGGCCTGTGGATCATGATTTCCACTTCTTCAAACTCGAGATCACCAATATATTTCTAATCAATTGGTTTGGTGGAGCTAAACCTATCACTGTAGATGAATACCTTCACGCCAAGTC GATCAAAGTCGCTTCCTTATTACAATGA
- the LOC104747146 gene encoding protein CREG1 isoform X2, which translates to MELQVRLLPTIFFFFFFLTILQHSSSARILTVSKPDRHDYAASARWLVSQNIWGVLSTLSIDHEGAPFGNVVSFSDGLPEKGSGIPYFYLTTLDPTARNALKDQRASLAISESPVGTCKSDPMNPTCSKLTLTGKLLLLDGGSEEAQVAKKALFTKHPEMIDWPVDHDFHFFKLEITNIFLINWFGGAKPITVDEYLHAKS; encoded by the exons atggaaCTTCAAGTCCGTCTTCTCCccacaatcttcttcttcttcttcttcttgacaatTCTACAACACTCTTCTTCTGCTCGGATTCTTACAGTCTCCAAGCCTGATAGACATGACTACGCCGCTAGTGCTCGTTGGCTCGTCTCTCAGAACATCTGGGGTGTTCTCAG CACACTATCCATTGATCATGAAGGCGCTCCCTTCgg GAATGTTGTATCATTTAGTGATGGATTACCCGAGAAAGGCAGCGGTATACCTTACTTTTACTTAACAACGCTTGATCCAACTGCAAGAAACGCACTAAAAGACCAGAGAGCTTCACTTGCGATCAGTGAATCTCCCGTTGGAACTTGTAAAAGTGATCCAATGAATCCTACTTGCTCTAAACTAACCCTTACCGGAAAG TTGCTGCTATTGGATGGAGGATCTGAGGAAGCACAAGTAGCCAAAAAAGCTTTATTCACAAAGCATCCAGAGATGATTG aTTGGCCTGTGGATCATGATTTCCACTTCTTCAAACTCGAGATCACCAATATATTTCTAATCAATTGGTTTGGTGGAGCTAAACCTATCACTGTAGATGAATACCTTCACGCCAAGTCGTAA
- the LOC104747147 gene encoding ferredoxin-thioredoxin reductase catalytic chain, chloroplastic produces the protein MNLQAASCSFGFVSSPLGVTPGTSFRRFVIRAKSEPSEKSVEIMRKFSEQYARRSGTYFCVDKGVTSVVIKGLAEHKDSYGAPLCPCRHYDDKAAEVGQGFWNCPCVPMRERKECHCMLFLTPDNDFAGKDQTITSEEIKETTANM, from the exons ATGAATCTTCAAGCCGCTTCTTGTAGTTTCGGATTCGTTTCGAGTCCACTTGGCGTCACTCCCGGAACTTCGTTTCGTCGCTTCGTAATCCGAGCCAAAT CGGAACCTTCGGAGAAATCTGTAGAGATCATGAGAAAATTCTCGGAGCAATATGCTCGTCGCTCTGGGACTTACTTCTGTGTTGATAAAGGTGTTACTTCTGTAGTCATTAAG GGGTTAGCTGAGCATAAAGATTCGTATGGTGCACCGCTTTGTCCTTGCAG ACACTATGATGATAAAGCTGCTGAGGTTGGACAGGGCTTTTGGAATTGTCCTTGTGTTCCAATGAGAGAGAG GAAGGAGTGCCATTGTATGCTTTTCTTAACTCCTGATAATGATTTCGCCGGAAAGGATCAG ACGATTACGTCAGAGGAAATAAAAGAGACAACAGCTAACATGTGA
- the LOC109129122 gene encoding F-box protein At2g16300-like translates to MADWSVLPRDILILIVGRLETSFEIVLFQSVCSSWRSAVPSPRDSRCLGIKTHITVFVHHRYIYRGKPRFNGDDKCCTLKKIPVYLVRFNTPFGDDYLLAEMRERRNSGKPMSMSSPLISKSWWSHTQKHYILLFNSLTTQIVSLSHYYYQLNLEELVSFSLRTGVKWDSTSKTVEYLELNNEDCRDFRLLWLHGRCGYMGAFGANLESLLSCGVVTSPNPANSIYDLFSDSIWLTKEKD, encoded by the exons ATGGCAGATTGGTCGGTGCTTCCGAGAGACATACTAATACTAATTGTTGGTCGTCTAGAGACATCTTTCGAGATTGTCCTCTTCCAATCCGTCTGCAGCTCATGGCGGTCTGCTGTTCCTTCCCCGCGTGATTCCCGCTGCTTAGGCATCAAAACTCATATCACCGTGTTTGTCCACCATAGATACATATACAGGGGAAAACCTCGGTTCAATGGCGATGATAAGTGTTGCACACTAAAAAAAATCCCAGTTTATCTTGTGAGGTTCAACACTCCGTTTGGTGATGATTATTTATTGGCAGAGATGCGTGAAAGAAGAAACTCTGGTAAACCAATGTCGATGTCGTCGCCATTAATTAGCAAGTCATGGTGGTCTCACACCCAAAAGCACTATATATTGTTGTTCAACTCTCTTACCACTCAAATTGTCTCTTTGTCTCATTACTACTACCAG CTAAACTTGGAGGAGCTGGTATCGTTTTCATTGCGTACTGGAGTTAAATGGGATAGTACTTCCAAAACAGTTGAATATCTTGAACTGAATAATGAAGATTGCAGAGATTTCAGATTGCTGTGGTTACATGGGCGCTGTGGTTACATGGGCGCATTCGGTGCAAATCTTGAATCGCTGCTATCTTGTGGAGTTGTGACTTCGCCAAATCCAGCAAACAGCATCTATGATTTATTTAGTGATTCCATCTGGCTtactaaagaaaaagattag